AGCCATAATATCTTTGGATACAGAACACAAAATAGCCCAATACATCACATAGTAATATATAAAACTTTGTTTGAGTCACTGTGCAGTTGATAATGTGGACAAGTTTGCATTCTCTGACtatgataatatattatttaactttgtTTCCTAGTCTGTAATTAACAGTATTAATTTTGTCTCCTCATTTAATTTGATAGTATCCAtttatatagaaataattattttcttttctcatttGCACAATGAGATCAATATTATTAACAAATGTATCACCATgtagttttagtttttatttgtcttttcaGTTTTCAGCATATTCACTGATAGTTATGATTTTAAGTTCACTGCACCTCCTGGTTGTTTAACGATAATAGGTGAATGAACAATAAATAGACAAATTGGAAAGAGAATTGCAAAAGGAAACATATGAACATCATCTTAATGAAAGAGCACTGgatcaaaatattgaatatttctTATAACAAAGAAATCCTGGAgtcaatattgaaaaaaaaacaattttcacTTCACAAAGTTCCCAATATTGCTTTTGTTTGATGAAAAAAGAGATGTCAAAGAGTAAAAATCACATATTATAAATTCATAACAACATAAGTATATGTGCAAAGTGACAATATCACAAtgagatataaatatataataatacaatcaAATGAACCTCAAACACCTCATCTCAATGATCTAACACGTTTAGTTTCAATaaccaaaaattaataaatttacctGGAGTCAAAGGGGAACGCTGCTGCTGAGGCGACTGCAAATGGCGGAGATGGAGGCGGCGCGACCTCCACCTGCTGAAGCACGATTGCTGGCGGCGGAGAGCTGGCAATGAGAGAGAGAGGGACGATACAAAGAGAGAGGGTCGATacagagagagagggtcgaCGAGAAAGAGAGACAATACAGAGAGAGGGTcgacgagaaagagagagggtCGACGTcgacgagaaagagagagaggcgGTCGacgaaaaagagagagaggcggtgaaaaagagagagaggcgGTGAAAAAGacctattttaattttgactaggttttttgttttatttaagagACCTTATGAGGTCTCTAACTTTTTaaccatttaatttaattaaattattatttttaatttaacaagtatagacctcatgaggtctatacttgttaaattaaaaataataatttaatttaattgaatagttaaaaagttagagacctcatgaggtctctaattttatgagaattagattaaaaatttaaattatttaaataagtcagttaaaaaaatatatattcattgcattgacctcacgaggtctctcctacattaaaaaaaattaaaagatattaatttaaatagcgACCTCATGAGCTCTCTTATTATTGACCTATTTTTGAGGTCTCCATTTCTAGGTctctttttacctttttttttttttttttttaagtagtgAGGGTatcaatctttcataaatttggtaGTATAACATTAATTTCTgtcaattgaaatatttttcaacttttcccattgttttttctttaaaaagaaaatcaagatagttgtaattaattaaaaataaataaataaattgattccCTCTATGGGTGACACGTATAGGACAACTGTGGAGAATATGGAAAAGTGGAAAAATGAATCACCGAAATGAATgtgaacaaaatcctcatttccATTACTTTTTTTTGTCCATAAAGACGAATATAGGAAAAGCAATTCAGTTCATCAATTTTTTGTAGGTATGTATGATGTTCTTTTCCTTGCTTGtgtattttagttttttcatgAAATCAAATCATGTCAATtcaaattaaaggatgaaatgATGACTTGAACTTGTGTTGAATTCATTTTAGACCATTTTAAATAtccttaaaataaatagaacaaGCATgtacaataaaaagaaaattgggtTCTCTGTGAAAACCGGGAATTTTATTTCTTACGATGATCATTTAGGTGTATAGTAAAAAATACTCCATAAAGTCATGAGTTGGTTAATAACTCTTTGTTTCGTTTCTTTAGAAAGAAGTTATTTCAGAATTAATTATACGTttgattaaaataagttattttagaattaattattcatttgattggaaataaattatttcaaaattaattattctgaGCTAAAATAATTCATCTCACTATTATTTCAATTATGACAagcaataaaattatataaattttatttcatcactattCAACTACTTTATCAATCGACTTAATTTTCACCTTTTTAACCCAGCTCATTTTAAAATTGAGTTGGTATTACtagaacaaaaataattttagtttttaacgACAATAAATATACACACTTTTTATCGATATTAGTTAATGAGACATCAAATTCAATGCCTTAGTTTTATAGTTTTAGCGTCGAACTGTTAAAATACATTGTTATTACTAATTGCCtctttagaaaatattatatttaacaataattaaacaAACAATTATTGTTGGTGTTGAGTATGCTGCTGCCCATATTGACTCCTTAGTGTAAGCATAGGGGCGGTGCTAGTGTTTGTGTTATGGGTTAGGCCTAACCAGTGACTCCgatttgaattttgtatttggcttaagaaatttgtttaataggaataaattatttaattcagATAGCAATAacgaaaagaagtaaaatttcAAATCCACAAGCTTCAAATCTTGGGTGGGTAAGCACTTGCAACTTTTGTATTTTTGAGCTTTGTAGATGTCAAACACATCAGGAATGAACTTGTGAATAAAAcacgtgattttttttttgttggcaAATCTCGTGTAAATTTTGGTGATATTTGAATGTGATTGTTTTTCAGTGTGCAGAGTGGAAAAACATGGCTTCGAGACAAGAAACTAAGAAAGGAAGAGCTGAAGCAGGTGCACGGAAAGCAGCGGATGAACTTCATGACGTAAATAAGGCTACGAGTGAAAAAGGTAGCACGGTGCACGAAGAACCTCCATTCAATCAAGGGCATGATCAGGGCAGTGCTGGAGTAATTGGAGGTATATTTAAGTCGGTTAAAGACACGATTACTGGGAAGGCTCATGACATATCCGACACGACAAGAGAAAGTGAGGATGTTGCAGCACAGAAAATTCATGGACAAAATGAGGGACCAAAGGTGAGATCTTAGTTGTTTTTGCTTCGTGATTTATTCTCGTTAAAcaataatgaagaaataatGGACTTGAAACAATCTGTTTACTGTGCAGGAACTATATGAAGAAACAGAGGACAATGCGAGGAAAAGGATGCAACAACTTAAGCTCAAAGAGGAAGGAATCTACGATGAGGCTCGACAAAGAGCTGAGGCAGATAGAGAAACAGCAGCGGCGAGGTGACACTATTTTCTAATGTCTGGTTAATTTAATGTTTATGCAAATGATATAATGACATTTGGTGTTAAATCTAGTTTTTGACTTTTATGTGTATGGCTTGAGCCACAACAATAATGTATTTAGCTGGACTTGTTGAACCCGTTCCAGCTCTAATCATTTGTGTTGAAATCATATTACTAAGTCACCATTTTGTTTTCGTATGTTGAACAGGGGAAGCGCGGCAAAAAAGAATATCTATAGTGCAATGGGGAATCTAACAGGTTCCATCAAGGAGAAGTTAACAATGCCAAGTGACACAGTAGAGGAGACGCGCGCAGCACGTGAGCTGGGTGGACCGAAGAGGGGTATGAGGACGGATGTTGATGAGGGGAGTCCTGTTGCTCGATCAGGTTTCGTTTTCACAACTGCGAGGGATGACACAAGTTCATAGACAAAGATTTTAGCTTATAGAATGTAATTAATGTACACTTGTTCGTTATCTCTTGTATTTAGAACAATAATACAATAAAGGCTTACTGTATGGCCTGATATTTTCAGGTAAAGATCTTACAAAACTTAACCTTTATGTATAAGTGAGTCTTTACCAAGTATTCTCTTatttaaaggtaaagaagtgaAGTGATGGTTTTGGGTTGGAGGTTGGAAAATACCGATTCTATGCAAGTCTTTTTTTGGTATCTTAATGTAATATTGCAACCTTTAGTATGAACAATGACTTTGCAATAATGGTAGGAATTGAAGTATACCTATTTTTATTTGCAGTTAGCAAATTGCAGTTCgcaattttgatgatttgataaACTGAAAGGACATGATTCTTTGAAGGAtcaatctattttaatttttttttgtgggggAGGGGGGGAGAGTCTCAATAATGTCATCCTTCAATAACTTTTTTGTTGGGAGGGGGGCGGGGCGGGGGGAGAGTCTCAATAATGTCATCCTTCAATAGAAATATCTTCACTTTTTGCATTAAAAAATTCTCTGGATTAAAAAATTCTCTGGAGCAAAAACTAGTGCTTTTGAGAAGTATTCTTGTCAATAGTAACAACGACCTGATAGAGATGCTTGTCTCTTTGTTGTCTTTATGTTTTTACTCGGCGCTTAGACTGTTAATTCATGATAGAGCTGCTTGTCTCTTTGTTGTGTTAGGTTTTTACTCGGTGCTTAGACTGATAAATTATTCCTGAGCTATAAAAGAATTAGATAGTTTGTTTCTTTCAATCAAAAGTCTAAGTCAGTTAAAGTTTACATATATAGAGGCAGCTGCGTTGTTGCTTAGTCAATTCTAAATCgtctagaggtagaggtaggtGGTTTAATAGGCAACCGTGTGTTGTTTGGTGAATTCTAAGTTGTCTAGTGTTGGTAGATTAGTGGGGTATATAGTCATTGTTTAGTTGCTCTTTTTGTAGTAAGGTTGCTACATTGAGGGGAAgggatttaaaaataaattcccAGGTTGCAAGCAATTGTAATATGAATTGTTACTTTATTTGAAAGAAATGAAGTTCAGATTGAAAAACATGTGAGGACAGGTCATGGTTGTTACCGTTCGTGAATGATGGATTTCCACGTAAAGTGATTGTGTTGCTTTACTTCGTGTTTATGCTTCTATTATTGTTCTTAACGTGTCAAGGGAATTGGTCCATTGATTGTTAGTGAACGCATACATATTAACGTTGGTATCAAAGAACTCTAACTGGTTAACAACCAAGAGAGCTTTAGGTGAAAGAATGGTTGCTCCACTTAACTCGGAAAAAGGACAATCGACTACAAGATCATCTCGTTTCAATGGCCAATTCTATAGTTAGTGGAAAACGAGAATGCATGACTTTTTCATGGCTAAGGACAGTGAGTTGTGGGACATTGTGTTAGATTGTCCCTTTATCTGTACAACAGAGTGAAGGAAGGCGAAATAACTAAAGTCATTCCAAACTATCAACAGTATAATGAAGCTGATCGTAAAAAGAGATCGAAAAAATTACAAAGCCAAATAGTTGATTGTGTAGGATAGGTGCTGAAGAAATACAATTGTATTGCCGCATGTGAATCAACAAATGAGATATTTGGATTGCCTTACTGAGGCACTGAGCAAGTGAAAGAATCAAAGGTAGACATGCTAACTACCACATACGAGAACACCACTACGAAACAGGGAGAGATAATCCATGAAATGAGTACAACATTTGCTTCCATCATGAATGAGCTACGATCATCGGGAGAACTTGTTCATCCAAGCAAACAGGTCAGGAAGATTATTCGAGTTTTTCCAAATACTTGGTCAAACTAAGTTGATGTTATTACTGAGGCCTAGGACCTAAAGTACTCCAATGGATGCTCTAATTGGAAGTCTTCAAAcatatgaaatgaaaaaaaatcaaaatatgttAAAGAAGGAAGTGAAAAGGACAAACCTCTTTCCTCAAGGTGGCATCAGAATATACAtctgatgaagaagaagaagacatgcTTACCTCACTAGCTACGACATTCCAGAAAATACTGAGAGAACTTGGAGGCTTCTGAAAAGGTGGAGTTTCCGTTACGACTGCAAATGCAAATGATCTGTGTCACAAGTGTGGCAAACTAGGGCGCTTCATCAGAGATTTCCTTATGACTAAATTCAAAAAAAGAGACCACCCAAGACCTGAAGAAGATAAAGGCAGGAGAAGGGACCGGATCTCCGacagaaaagaaagaagacctGCTAGTGACTATGTTGTAAAGAAGGTCCTTGCTGTCTAGGGAGGCTCCTCAAGTGATTCAAATCAATCAGGACATCCTAAAGACGTATCCATGCTCATACTCAAAGATGATGATATTTTGTTCAACACCATGTTTGCTGTCATGGAAaaatttgatgatgatgaagaagctGAAGAAGaggtaacactttgaaaatgaTGAGTGAAAATTGTGGTAGAGGAAAGGAGTAGCTAGAAACATGCAACTAGAGCTAGATGTTGGGAAAACGcggacaagcacaaaagtatatatggtaaaagtaatggaaataaaatgagaaaataacaaCACCAataattttacgtggaaacccttctgaataagggaaaaaccCATGGGtcaagaggagcaactgatattactatagtaaggaattttacactgtgtagtcacgaatacaacactcaaagtgactactacacactcaaaaagaacaacactcttttggttttcgtcttactaaaatatcgctcacactctatttttcttcacagactattttcttatatagtctatggaatacctcactttgctcttaaaatggtttttctctctaacttggtgtgttctacaaatgagcaagaatgctctatttatagaaatataaaaccgtacctatgtcactaatgacatatgtaaacataacaaagtcaaaaatggttgcaaatcttaccaatttgccaactaccaaatcatttcttttcaactccaattactattcatttttaacaatagcttgtaccaattgaatggctaaagttgactaaaacaatgggatggattcaacaaatctccccctctAGTCCCATTTACTAGAAGAAGGTATCTTCAACTTATTTAGAGAGAGCTCATACCCacaagttctttgcataactCGAACTTGTCTTTTGGTATCATCTTGATCAGCATATCTGCAGGATTTTCACATGTGTGAATCTTTTTGAcgtgaaatgattcattctccactttctcacgaatccaatgatatctgacgtcaatgtgttttgttcttgcatggtacatggagttcttgctcaagtctattgcactctgACTGTCACAATAGACATTATACTCCATCTGATTCAAACCAAGCTCTTTAAGAAATCGctttagccatatcatctccttgccggcttcagtagccgcaatatactcagcttcagttgtagatagtgcaacacacttctgcaactttgactgccatgatatagctccccctgaaaaattaaacaaatatccagtagtggattttctgttatcaagttcacctgccatatcagaatctgtatagcctttcaagattggatttgatgctccaaaacacaagcattcatctgagcttcctctaagatacctgagtatccatttcacagcttcccaatccTCTTTTCCCGGATTTTAGAGAAATCTACTGACAACACCAATTgcgtgagcaatatcaggtctagtgcacaccattgcatacattagacttcCGACGACGGAGGAATATGAATCTTTGGCcatgttctctttttcctccctagctgtaggacacatctttttgctcaacttcatatgaccagcaagaggtaTACTAACAGGCttagcattcttcatattgTAAAGAGAAATCTACTGACAACACCAACTgcgtgagcaatatcaggtctagtgcacaccattgcatacattagacttccgacgacggaggaatatggaactttggccatgttctctttttcctccctagctgtaggacacatctttttgctcaacttcatatgaccagcaagaggtaTACTAACAGGCttagcattcttcatattgaagcgcTCCAGTACAcgttcaatgtacttcttctgggacaaataaatcttccttTTATCTCTAAGACGAGTAATTTTCATGCccaaaatttgctttgcatgacccaagtctttcatagaaaaagacttacacaactctttctttagctcgtcaatcttggaagtatttttgcccacaatcaacatatcatccacatacaacaaaaggatgataaaatcattgtcagaaaatttttgtacaaatacgcaatgatctgaagaagtcttcttatagCCTTGCTCTCCTATAACatattcaaactttttgtaccactgtctaggagcttgttttaggccatagagactctttttgagttcgcatacaaaattttctttaccatctactttgaagccctcaggttgttccatataaatctcttcttctaggtCACCGTGAAGGAAAACTGTCTTCACATCCATCTGCTCAATCTCCAAATTAAGACTAGCAGCCAAACCTAGAACTGTGTGAATCGAGTACattttcacaacaggagaaaatatttcgtcaaagtcaatacctttcctttgaccgaatcccttaacaaccaatctagctttgtacctgggcttcaagttgtgttcttcaactttaactttgaacacccacttgttcttcaaagctctcatgcccttgggcaattttaccaactcataagtgtggttctCATGCAAAGACTTCATCTCGTCTCGCATGGCTTCAATCCATTGATTCTTGTTCTCATCTTCCATGGCCTCCTCATAAcattcaggttctcccccgtcagtgagtaacacatactcattgggtgaaTAACGGGAGGAAGGAAACCGCTGTCTTGTGGACCTCCGAAATGGAATATTTGATTCGTCCACAACTTCATGAACAAcaggatcatcaataacaatatcattgttattatcaacatcaacatgttgatttGATACATGATTCTGGGCGTCACCATGATTATCAAACCCAATAACATCATGCACACTTGTGTGAGGAACTTCATCATGATGGACTATACcatcaaaatttgaagattctaccttctccgctttgtcaatatcttcaattgtttgattctccatgaaaataatatcacggcttctcacaagtttcttttcaattggatcatatagcctgtaaccaaattcatctaggccatatccaatgaagatacattgccttgtcttggcatctaattttgacctctcatctttcgacacatgtacaaaagctttgcaaccaaatactctcaaatggtcataggaaacatcctttccataccaaacactatttggtacatcactttgcaaagcaacaacaggagatagattaataacatgtgcaGCGGTCTATAAAGcctcaccccaaaatgagtttggCAACTTTGCTTCAAAAAGCAAACAtctaactctttccatcaaggtCCTGTTTATCCTCTCAGCCAAACCATTAAGCTGAGGAGTCTTGGGAGGAGTCTTCTGGAGTCTAATACCTTGATGCTTGCAGTATTCGTCAAATggtccacaatattcaccaccattatcagtacgaatacatttcaatttctttccagtttctctttcaactgaagcctgaaactgcttaaagacacctaacacttggtctttagtcttcaagacatagacccaaagttttcttgagcaatcatcaatgaaagtggcaaagtaaagtgcaccacccaatgtctttgtcttcattggacc
The DNA window shown above is from Solanum lycopersicum chromosome 11, SLM_r2.1 and carries:
- the LOC101243665 gene encoding embryonic protein DC-8-like; protein product: MASRQETKKGRAEAGARKAADELHDVNKATSEKGSTVHEEPPFNQGHDQGSAGVIGGIFKSVKDTITGKAHDISDTTRESEDVAAQKIHGQNEGPKELYEETEDNARKRMQQLKLKEEGIYDEARQRAEADRETAAARGSAAKKNIYSAMGNLTGSIKEKLTMPSDTVEETRAARELGGPKRGMRTDVDEGSPVARSGFVFTTARDDTSS